From a region of the Stenotrophomonas sp. BIO128-Bstrain genome:
- a CDS encoding arylsulfatase: MSQELPGSILPIPDQAYQGPLSFDAKKLGVKLPPITAKRPPDGAPNVLLIMFDDVGFGAASAFGGPVHTPTADRLANSGLRYTRFHTTALCSPTRAALLSGRNHHAVAMGHITETATPAPGYRSTRPNSVTPLPEILRQNGYNTAQFGKCHEVPVWESGPTGPFDHWPAFSGFERFYGFIGGETNQWTPALVDGVSAVEAPLDPDYHLMPDLAEKAIDYVRLQKSLTPDKPFFVYFAPGATHAPHHVPKDWIAKYKGAFDQGWDAMRTATFARQRELGVIPADAVLTPRPEGIPAWEDMPAELKPILAHQMEVYAAFLEYADHHTGRVIDALEELGVLDDTLVYFIIGDNGASAEGGINGAFMLTTASNGGAEYETAAFWQQHLDEVGGPTAYNHYAVGWAHALCTPYQWTKQVASHYGGTRNGTIVHWPARITGSGELRSQWHHVIDVAPTILDLAGLAQPHTVNGVTQVPMHGVSMAYTFNDADAEERHLTQYFEIMGNRGIYHNGWTAQTKHRTPWNVVAKGVDFSQDVWELYDTTQDWTQADNLAAAQPDKLAELQQLFLIEAVRHNVLPIDDRAAERMNPELAGRPTLTTGDSLRLYPGMTRLGENVAINVKNRSYAVTAEIEAPASGTLNGVIVAQGGRTGGWSFFAENGKLGYHYNHCGLLRKTVLSEADIGTGRHQVRVEFAYAGGGIGRGGTVTLYIDGKASGTGEVERTHPLYYSFDEGLDVGIDTGMPVYEGYVTERGRFNGAIHWAEIQLDQDDHSHMIDPEAHLEAVMRHQ, translated from the coding sequence ATGAGCCAGGAACTCCCCGGCAGCATCCTTCCGATCCCCGACCAGGCCTACCAGGGCCCCCTGTCGTTCGATGCGAAAAAACTTGGGGTCAAGCTTCCTCCCATCACGGCAAAGCGCCCGCCGGACGGCGCACCCAATGTCCTGCTGATCATGTTCGACGATGTTGGCTTCGGTGCCGCCAGCGCGTTCGGCGGCCCCGTGCATACGCCCACTGCCGATCGGCTGGCCAATAGCGGCCTGCGCTACACCCGCTTCCACACCACCGCCCTGTGCTCGCCCACGCGCGCCGCGCTGCTCTCCGGTCGCAACCACCACGCGGTGGCCATGGGCCACATCACCGAGACCGCCACCCCCGCGCCGGGCTATCGTTCGACACGGCCCAATTCGGTCACGCCGCTGCCGGAAATCCTGCGCCAGAACGGCTACAACACCGCCCAGTTCGGCAAGTGCCACGAAGTGCCGGTGTGGGAGTCCGGACCGACCGGCCCGTTCGACCATTGGCCGGCCTTCAGTGGCTTCGAGCGTTTCTACGGCTTCATCGGCGGTGAAACCAACCAGTGGACGCCCGCACTGGTCGATGGCGTCTCTGCCGTGGAGGCGCCGCTGGATCCGGACTACCACCTGATGCCGGACCTGGCCGAAAAGGCCATCGACTATGTCCGCCTGCAGAAGAGCCTGACGCCGGACAAACCTTTCTTCGTGTACTTCGCACCGGGAGCGACGCACGCCCCGCACCATGTCCCCAAGGACTGGATCGCCAAGTACAAAGGCGCGTTCGATCAAGGCTGGGATGCCATGCGTACCGCTACCTTCGCGCGCCAGCGCGAGCTGGGTGTCATCCCCGCCGATGCCGTGCTCACCCCGCGGCCGGAGGGCATTCCGGCGTGGGAGGACATGCCGGCCGAACTCAAGCCGATCCTCGCGCATCAGATGGAAGTCTATGCCGCCTTCCTCGAGTACGCCGACCACCATACCGGCCGCGTGATCGACGCGCTGGAGGAACTTGGCGTTCTCGACGACACGCTGGTGTACTTCATCATCGGCGACAACGGCGCCTCCGCCGAGGGCGGCATCAACGGCGCCTTCATGCTCACCACCGCCTCCAACGGGGGCGCCGAGTACGAGACCGCAGCATTCTGGCAGCAGCACCTGGACGAGGTGGGCGGACCCACGGCCTACAACCACTACGCCGTCGGTTGGGCGCATGCGTTGTGCACGCCCTACCAGTGGACCAAGCAGGTGGCATCGCACTACGGCGGCACGCGCAACGGCACCATCGTGCATTGGCCGGCCCGGATAACCGGCAGTGGCGAACTGCGCAGCCAATGGCACCACGTGATCGACGTGGCGCCGACCATCCTGGACCTCGCCGGGCTGGCACAGCCGCATACGGTCAACGGTGTCACCCAGGTACCGATGCACGGCGTTTCCATGGCCTACACCTTCAACGACGCCGATGCCGAGGAGCGCCACCTCACGCAGTACTTCGAGATCATGGGCAACCGCGGCATCTACCACAACGGGTGGACCGCGCAGACCAAGCACCGCACCCCCTGGAATGTGGTGGCCAAGGGCGTGGATTTTTCGCAGGACGTCTGGGAACTGTATGACACCACCCAGGACTGGACCCAGGCCGACAACCTGGCCGCCGCGCAGCCGGACAAGCTGGCCGAGCTGCAGCAGCTGTTCCTGATCGAGGCGGTTCGCCACAACGTCCTGCCGATCGACGATCGCGCCGCCGAACGCATGAATCCCGAACTTGCCGGACGTCCCACGCTGACCACCGGCGACAGCCTGCGGCTGTACCCCGGCATGACCCGCCTGGGCGAGAACGTAGCGATCAACGTCAAGAACCGTTCCTACGCGGTAACCGCCGAGATCGAAGCGCCCGCCAGTGGCACGCTCAACGGCGTGATCGTCGCCCAGGGCGGACGCACCGGCGGCTGGTCGTTCTTTGCCGAAAACGGCAAGCTGGGCTACCACTACAACCATTGCGGACTGCTGCGGAAGACGGTGCTGTCCGAGGCCGACATCGGCACCGGCCGCCATCAGGTGCGGGTGGAATTCGCCTACGCGGGCGGCGGCATCGGGCGCGGTGGCACGGTCACCCTGTACATCGACGGGAAAGCCTCAGGTACCGGCGAGGTGGAGCGTACCCATCCGCTGTACTACTCCTTCGATGAGGGCCTGGACGTGGGCATCGACACCGGCATGCCGGTGTATGAGGGCTATGTGACCGAGCGCGGCAGGTTCAACGGGGCCATCCACTGGGCGGAGATCCAGCTGGACCAGGATGACCACTCGCACATGATCGATCCGGAGGCGCATCTGGAGGCGGTGATGCGGCACCAGTAG
- a CDS encoding DUF6624 domain-containing protein — MHGRPIRPIATRAATLTAALFAAAAAAAAKPASFFTALDAYGNNDYAACSATLSDLYTHGIPFPDGGELLLIECTAAAGDHAAAFAYVDALLASGRLPLEDLRTKQRPGLNALRADPAWPAVLQRVIAEEKKHEALRDAPLRQALLAREAKDQTAQHAAIAAGGGDAWRQTAPVSEANATWLKAVIAEKGWPGTTRVGRDGAKAAWLIVQHADHDPAFQAQALALMQTAAETGDADAADVALLTDRVLIAQGKPQRYGTQFKSAADGVMELQPTEDMQTLDARRRAVGLQPLEAYKAMLSDSYGKPVR, encoded by the coding sequence ATGCACGGAAGGCCAATACGACCCATAGCAACCCGGGCGGCAACGCTGACGGCCGCCCTGTTCGCCGCCGCCGCGGCTGCCGCCGCCAAGCCGGCCAGCTTCTTCACCGCGCTGGATGCCTACGGCAACAACGACTACGCCGCCTGCAGCGCCACCTTGAGTGACCTGTACACGCACGGCATCCCCTTCCCCGACGGAGGCGAGCTGCTGCTGATCGAATGCACGGCGGCAGCCGGCGACCATGCCGCGGCGTTTGCGTACGTGGATGCGCTGCTCGCCAGTGGTCGCCTGCCACTGGAGGACCTGCGGACCAAACAGCGTCCCGGGCTGAATGCGCTGCGCGCCGATCCCGCATGGCCAGCGGTGCTGCAGCGGGTCATCGCCGAAGAAAAGAAGCACGAAGCGCTGCGCGATGCGCCGTTGAGGCAGGCCTTGCTCGCACGCGAGGCGAAGGACCAGACCGCGCAACATGCCGCCATCGCCGCTGGTGGCGGCGATGCGTGGCGGCAGACGGCGCCGGTGAGCGAAGCCAATGCAACGTGGTTGAAAGCCGTGATCGCCGAGAAGGGGTGGCCAGGCACCACGCGGGTCGGCCGCGACGGGGCCAAGGCCGCATGGCTGATCGTGCAGCACGCCGATCATGACCCCGCGTTCCAGGCGCAGGCGTTGGCGTTGATGCAGACCGCCGCCGAGACCGGCGATGCCGACGCCGCGGATGTAGCGCTGTTGACCGACCGGGTGCTCATCGCGCAGGGCAAGCCGCAGCGTTACGGCACGCAGTTCAAGAGCGCCGCCGACGGCGTGATGGAGCTTCAGCCCACCGAAGACATGCAGACCCTCGACGCCCGGCGGCGCGCGGTGGGACTCCAGCCTCTGGAGGCCTACAAGGCAATGCTCTCGGACAGCTACGGAAAACCGGTGAGATAG
- a CDS encoding NAD(P)/FAD-dependent oxidoreductase — protein sequence MADLPPHRYDVIIIGGSYAGMSAALQLVRARRKVLIIDGGTPRNRNARVAHGFLGREGLPPADIASQARDELLRYPTLTWLAGVARSATATASEDGGTFRVEVDAGQAFLADRVILAYGVTDDLPDIQGIGERWGRSVFHCPYCHGYEVFEGRIGVIGCAKDGGAAQALLLCDWGNITLFCSEASARIDPAQRARLDACGVVVESTRVRAVEDSATVVLADGRRVEVDALFISPHSRLSSDLAEQLGCELKDGGCITTDSAKQTTVPGVFACGDAARMAGSIALAAGEGALAGVAVHHSLMGLLG from the coding sequence ATGGCCGATCTGCCTCCCCATCGTTACGACGTCATCATCATCGGTGGCAGCTACGCGGGCATGTCCGCCGCGCTGCAGCTGGTGCGCGCCCGCCGCAAGGTGCTGATCATCGACGGGGGGACGCCGCGCAACCGGAATGCGCGCGTCGCGCATGGGTTCCTTGGGCGGGAGGGGCTGCCGCCGGCAGATATCGCTTCCCAGGCCCGCGACGAACTGCTGCGCTATCCCACGTTGACCTGGCTCGCCGGTGTTGCCCGTTCTGCTACGGCAACGGCATCGGAAGACGGCGGGACCTTCCGGGTCGAGGTGGACGCCGGCCAGGCGTTTCTGGCGGATCGGGTGATCCTGGCGTACGGCGTAACCGATGATCTGCCCGACATCCAGGGCATCGGCGAACGTTGGGGCCGGAGCGTTTTTCATTGCCCGTACTGCCACGGCTACGAGGTGTTCGAAGGGCGCATCGGGGTGATCGGCTGCGCGAAGGATGGTGGCGCGGCCCAGGCGCTGCTGCTGTGCGACTGGGGCAACATCACGCTGTTCTGCAGCGAAGCCTCCGCGAGGATCGATCCCGCACAGCGTGCACGGCTGGACGCGTGCGGCGTCGTGGTCGAATCGACCCGCGTACGCGCGGTGGAAGACAGCGCTACCGTGGTGCTCGCCGACGGGCGCCGGGTGGAGGTGGATGCGCTGTTCATTTCACCGCATTCGCGGTTGTCCAGTGATCTGGCCGAGCAATTGGGCTGCGAGCTCAAGGATGGCGGGTGCATCACCACCGATTCGGCCAAGCAGACCACGGTACCGGGCGTGTTTGCCTGCGGCGACGCGGCCCGGATGGCAGGCAGCATCGCGCTGGCAGCGGGCGAGGGCGCGCTGGCGGGCGTGGCGGTGCATCACTCCTTGATGGGGCTGTTGGGATAG
- a CDS encoding CsbD family protein: MDKNRTEGAKNQVKGTVKEVVGKVTGDKTKEVEGKIQKGVGEVQSDVGKARDDARR, encoded by the coding sequence ATGGACAAGAATCGCACTGAAGGCGCCAAGAACCAGGTCAAGGGCACCGTAAAGGAAGTCGTGGGCAAGGTCACCGGCGACAAGACGAAGGAAGTGGAAGGCAAGATCCAGAAGGGTGTGGGCGAAGTGCAGAGCGACGTGGGCAAGGCCCGCGACGACGCGCGCCGCTGA
- a CDS encoding SOS response-associated peptidase, whose translation MRRFAQAIADTESLPAGLPAALARTLAAGPDHYNIAKGSVATVLARDHDGSIAVADMVWGLVPRWSKEPATPYTTVTARLERAPRSRIYAQAWAQRPCVLPMTGYYKWDRARRPPWPLFVQRKDGRVLLAAGLWEHWESEDGQQLDSFTVLTGPNHAIPAPLTPDGPIFIAPAAALDWLSGAFKTPAALNARATTPALEAYPVSRAFRDPARNDYTLLEPVDPDAAAATTEPPQWDGDAWDERDADE comes from the coding sequence ATGCGCCGTTTCGCACAAGCCATCGCCGACACCGAGTCACTTCCCGCCGGACTGCCTGCCGCGCTGGCGCGGACGCTGGCTGCCGGCCCGGACCACTACAACATCGCCAAGGGCAGCGTGGCCACGGTGCTGGCGCGCGACCACGACGGCTCCATTGCCGTGGCCGACATGGTGTGGGGGCTGGTGCCGCGCTGGTCCAAGGAACCGGCCACGCCCTATACAACGGTGACCGCACGGCTGGAGCGCGCGCCACGCAGCCGCATCTACGCGCAGGCCTGGGCACAGCGCCCGTGCGTGCTGCCCATGACCGGGTATTACAAATGGGACCGCGCGCGCCGGCCGCCATGGCCGCTGTTCGTGCAGCGCAAGGACGGGCGTGTCCTGCTCGCCGCCGGCCTATGGGAACACTGGGAAAGCGAGGATGGCCAGCAGCTGGACAGCTTCACGGTCCTGACCGGGCCGAACCACGCGATCCCTGCCCCGCTCACGCCAGATGGACCGATCTTCATTGCACCGGCCGCCGCACTGGACTGGTTGAGCGGCGCCTTCAAAACGCCCGCGGCACTGAACGCCCGCGCCACTACGCCCGCACTGGAGGCCTATCCGGTCAGCCGCGCGTTTCGTGATCCCGCGCGCAACGATTACACGCTGTTGGAACCTGTCGATCCGGATGCCGCCGCAGCCACCACCGAACCACCGCAATGGGATGGCGATGCGTGGGATGAGCGCGATGCGGATGAATGA
- a CDS encoding cation diffusion facilitator family transporter, whose product MAKPTGSRLVIYAALAGNLAIAIAKFVAAGISGSSAMLSEGVHSLVDTINELLLLYGLRRAEQKPDTLHPFGHGRELYFWSFIVALLVFAAGAGVSAYEGIQHIRNPEPATNHLISYIVLGISLVFEGTSWWIALREFRATKGSLGYFEAFRRSKDPSTFTVLLEDSAALLGLGFALVGLLAAQLLDMPILDGVASLCIAGVLAVTAFLLARETKGLLVGEPAHPSVAKRILAVANTDADLRRANGVTTMQMGPEQVVAMLSAEFEDDRTTPQIEACITRIEKAVKAEYPELVALFVKPQTPEVFQARRAALAEPHPDT is encoded by the coding sequence ATGGCCAAGCCGACTGGCTCCCGTCTCGTGATCTATGCCGCGCTCGCCGGCAACCTGGCCATCGCCATCGCCAAGTTCGTCGCCGCCGGCATCTCCGGCAGTTCGGCCATGCTCAGCGAGGGCGTCCACTCGCTGGTGGATACCATCAACGAGCTGCTGCTGTTGTATGGCCTGCGCCGGGCCGAGCAGAAGCCGGACACCCTGCATCCCTTCGGCCATGGGCGGGAACTGTACTTCTGGAGCTTCATCGTGGCGCTGCTGGTGTTCGCCGCCGGTGCGGGCGTCTCGGCGTATGAAGGCATCCAGCACATCCGCAACCCGGAGCCGGCCACCAACCACCTCATCAGCTACATCGTGCTGGGCATCTCGCTCGTGTTCGAAGGCACCTCGTGGTGGATCGCGCTGCGCGAATTCCGCGCCACCAAGGGTTCATTGGGCTACTTCGAGGCATTCCGCCGCAGCAAGGATCCCTCCACATTCACGGTGCTGCTGGAAGACAGCGCCGCCCTGCTCGGCCTGGGCTTCGCGCTGGTCGGCCTGCTCGCCGCGCAGCTGCTGGACATGCCCATCCTTGATGGCGTCGCTTCGCTGTGCATCGCCGGTGTGCTGGCGGTCACTGCCTTCCTGCTTGCACGCGAAACCAAGGGGCTGCTGGTGGGCGAACCGGCGCACCCAAGCGTTGCCAAGCGCATTCTCGCCGTGGCCAACACCGATGCCGACCTGCGCCGCGCCAATGGCGTGACCACCATGCAGATGGGACCCGAACAGGTCGTGGCGATGCTGAGTGCCGAGTTCGAAGATGATCGCACCACGCCGCAGATCGAGGCGTGCATCACCCGGATCGAGAAAGCGGTGAAAGCCGAGTATCCCGAGCTGGTCGCCCTGTTCGTCAAGCCGCAGACGCCAGAAGTGTTCCAGGCGCGGCGGGCCGCGTTGGCCGAGCCGCATCCGGACACATGA
- a CDS encoding PAS domain-containing protein produces MSAGVGRFPGSTGPMAEQVRGWNWQATPVGSIDHWPSALRNAVNLILASPESMYVVWGDDLTFFFNDAYSPILGPRLQGALGAPLRQLWADAWDAVCAPIEAAFAGGSSRYENLPVSMSRQGVPEETWWTFSFSPIFLDDGSVGGAFCVTNEVTSIIVAQQRLAKENERLIALFDKSPMFMAFLSGPEHRVELANPGYQRLVGNRHVLGKSIREALPEIVDQGFMPLLDEVYRTGKPYIGSEMVYDAPFPSDPSSARRLLDLVFQPVAGEDGSTAGVFVQGLDVTSHIELQRTMRQVEARNRQIIDSASDYAIVASDLQGNVTLWNAGAEHIFGWTEAEMLGQKVERIYTQEDILADRLRHNQSVSIASGGVSGERWLARKSGGRFWASGAMTVLRDEDGAALGFVKVLGDRTEERRASDALAHSERRLGALVSASSQSLYAVTADWREMRQILATGPVAQDDNLPALSDWKERYVHPEDLGLLEQAIARALAQREPLALEHRSLLADGSVRWVQMRAVPLLDGNGEITEWFGTASDVTERRLAEDQLRELTLTLEERVQARSAELQVAEERLRQSQKMEAVGQLTGGLAHDFNNLLTAISVGLELLELRIDQRRYDDVGRYLEMAQSSASRATALTQRLLAFSRRQTLAPTPVVADALVRGMLDIISRTLGPSIAIATQLDSDPWSVLVDVPQMENALLNLCINARDAMPEGGPLTISAANVTLQGEAAAALDTPPGDYVRLAVKDAGTGMEAAVIEKVFEPFFTTKPIGQGTGLGLSMIYGFTRQSGGQVRIDSQVGQGTTVELYLPRFIGETAANAVQETEQDAPATSTPSVGTILVVEDEGAIRALLSEVLGGAGYRVLEAPEGGQAVELLHSGQPIDLLITDVGLTGGLNGRQVADAGRQVRPGLPVLFITGYAASAAVGAGQLEEGMEVLTKPFTTAELERRARALLATAGSSQ; encoded by the coding sequence ATGAGTGCAGGGGTGGGGCGTTTTCCCGGCAGCACCGGCCCGATGGCCGAGCAGGTGCGTGGATGGAACTGGCAGGCGACGCCGGTGGGTTCGATCGACCATTGGCCCAGTGCGCTGCGCAATGCGGTCAACCTGATCCTGGCCTCGCCCGAGAGCATGTACGTGGTCTGGGGCGATGACCTGACGTTCTTCTTCAACGATGCCTACAGCCCGATCCTGGGCCCGCGCCTGCAGGGGGCGCTGGGGGCGCCGCTGAGGCAGCTGTGGGCGGATGCGTGGGACGCCGTGTGCGCACCGATCGAGGCTGCCTTCGCAGGCGGGTCCTCCCGCTACGAGAACCTGCCGGTCTCGATGAGCCGCCAGGGCGTGCCTGAAGAGACCTGGTGGACATTCTCCTTCTCGCCGATCTTCCTGGACGATGGCAGTGTCGGCGGCGCGTTCTGCGTGACCAACGAGGTGACCAGCATCATCGTGGCGCAGCAGCGCCTGGCCAAGGAGAACGAGCGCCTGATCGCGCTGTTCGACAAGTCGCCGATGTTCATGGCCTTCCTCAGCGGGCCGGAGCATCGCGTCGAGCTGGCCAACCCGGGCTACCAACGCCTGGTCGGCAACCGCCACGTGCTCGGGAAGTCGATCCGGGAGGCGCTGCCGGAAATCGTCGACCAGGGTTTCATGCCGTTGCTGGACGAGGTGTACCGCACCGGCAAGCCGTACATCGGCAGCGAGATGGTCTACGACGCGCCGTTCCCGTCCGATCCCTCATCGGCCCGGCGCCTGCTGGATCTCGTCTTCCAGCCGGTGGCCGGCGAAGACGGCAGCACTGCCGGCGTGTTCGTGCAGGGCCTGGATGTCACCTCCCACATCGAGCTGCAGCGCACGATGCGGCAGGTGGAGGCGCGCAATCGCCAGATCATCGACAGTGCCAGCGACTACGCGATCGTCGCCTCGGACCTGCAGGGCAACGTGACCCTGTGGAATGCCGGTGCCGAGCACATCTTCGGCTGGACGGAGGCCGAGATGCTGGGCCAGAAGGTGGAGCGGATCTATACCCAGGAGGACATCCTGGCCGACCGCCTGCGCCACAACCAGAGCGTCTCGATCGCATCGGGCGGGGTCAGCGGTGAGCGCTGGCTGGCACGCAAATCCGGCGGGCGGTTCTGGGCCAGCGGCGCCATGACCGTGCTGCGCGATGAAGATGGCGCCGCGCTGGGCTTCGTCAAGGTGCTGGGCGACCGGACAGAAGAGCGCCGCGCCAGCGATGCACTGGCCCATAGCGAGCGACGCCTCGGCGCGCTGGTGAGCGCCTCCTCGCAGTCGCTCTATGCGGTCACCGCCGACTGGCGCGAGATGCGCCAGATTCTGGCCACTGGACCGGTCGCGCAGGACGACAACCTGCCCGCGCTCAGCGACTGGAAGGAGCGCTACGTACATCCGGAGGATCTGGGCCTGCTGGAGCAGGCCATCGCCCGCGCGCTGGCGCAGCGGGAGCCGCTGGCGCTGGAACACCGCAGCCTGCTCGCCGATGGCAGCGTGCGCTGGGTGCAGATGCGCGCGGTGCCGCTGCTGGACGGCAACGGCGAGATCACCGAATGGTTCGGCACTGCCTCGGACGTGACCGAGCGGCGCCTGGCCGAAGACCAGCTGCGCGAGCTGACCTTGACCCTGGAAGAGCGGGTGCAGGCGCGCAGCGCCGAGCTGCAGGTGGCTGAAGAGCGGTTGCGGCAAAGCCAGAAGATGGAGGCCGTGGGCCAGTTGACCGGCGGCCTGGCGCATGACTTCAACAACCTGCTGACCGCCATCTCGGTCGGCCTGGAGCTGCTGGAGCTGCGCATCGATCAGCGTCGCTACGATGATGTGGGCCGGTACCTGGAGATGGCGCAGTCCAGCGCGTCGCGCGCCACCGCGCTGACCCAGCGGCTGCTGGCCTTCTCCCGCCGGCAGACGCTGGCGCCGACGCCGGTGGTGGCCGATGCCCTGGTGCGCGGGATGCTGGACATCATCTCGCGCACGCTGGGGCCGTCGATCGCGATCGCCACGCAGCTCGATTCCGATCCATGGTCGGTGCTGGTGGATGTGCCGCAGATGGAGAATGCGCTGTTGAACCTGTGCATCAATGCCCGCGATGCGATGCCCGAGGGCGGCCCGCTGACCATCAGTGCGGCGAACGTGACGTTGCAGGGCGAGGCTGCGGCAGCGCTGGATACGCCCCCGGGCGATTACGTGCGGCTGGCCGTCAAGGACGCCGGAACCGGCATGGAGGCGGCGGTGATCGAGAAGGTCTTCGAGCCGTTCTTCACCACCAAGCCGATCGGGCAGGGCACCGGCCTGGGCCTGTCGATGATCTATGGCTTCACTCGCCAGTCCGGCGGCCAGGTGCGGATTGATTCGCAGGTCGGCCAGGGCACGACGGTGGAGCTGTACCTGCCACGCTTCATCGGCGAAACCGCGGCCAATGCGGTGCAGGAGACCGAGCAGGATGCGCCCGCCACATCCACGCCCAGCGTCGGGACGATCCTGGTGGTTGAAGACGAGGGGGCGATCCGCGCGCTGCTCAGCGAGGTGCTGGGCGGCGCCGGCTATCGGGTGCTGGAGGCGCCGGAGGGCGGCCAGGCGGTCGAGCTGCTGCACTCCGGGCAGCCCATCGACCTGCTGATCACCGATGTTGGCCTCACTGGCGGGCTCAATGGCCGGCAGGTCGCCGATGCAGGGCGCCAAGTGCGGCCCGGGCTGCCGGTGTTGTTCATCACCGGCTATGCGGCGTCGGCGGCGGTGGGCGCCGGGCAGCTGGAGGAGGGGATGGAAGTGCTGACCAAACCCTTCACCACTGCCGAACTGGAGCGGCGTGCGCGCGCGCTGTTGGCGACTGCAGGCAGCAGCCAGTGA
- a CDS encoding response regulator, giving the protein MTAASSHPRCRVLLVEDDAPIREMTKDILNDDGFEVLDVADAEAALGCLRHDGPFDLLVSDVGLPGMDGRDLATIATTLHPAMPILLVTGYAGAAGARPDFLGEDIKLLRKPFTLKQLVSSVRSLL; this is encoded by the coding sequence ATGACCGCTGCCAGTTCCCACCCACGATGCCGCGTGCTTCTCGTCGAAGACGATGCGCCCATCCGGGAGATGACCAAGGACATCCTCAACGACGATGGCTTCGAGGTCCTCGACGTTGCCGACGCCGAGGCCGCGCTGGGGTGCCTCAGGCATGACGGCCCGTTCGACCTGCTGGTCTCCGATGTCGGCCTGCCCGGAATGGACGGCCGCGACCTGGCCACGATCGCCACCACGCTGCACCCGGCCATGCCCATCCTGCTGGTCACCGGCTATGCCGGGGCGGCCGGGGCCCGGCCGGACTTTCTCGGCGAGGACATCAAACTGCTGCGCAAACCCTTCACGCTCAAACAGCTGGTGAGCTCCGTCAGGTCCCTGCTCTGA